A region from the Strix uralensis isolate ZFMK-TIS-50842 chromosome 24, bStrUra1, whole genome shotgun sequence genome encodes:
- the LOC141954328 gene encoding receptor-type tyrosine-protein phosphatase V-like isoform X3, with protein MTPPLLPLLVLWVPGLLGTLAEGKGCNRTEQAGMEGQDAHSDRGTLLNLNVSAHGRSDSLLLSWDEPEGGAEGYSLALSSLGSGTPLQNGSAGPNITSFWFHGLTPGMRYEIEVTATLPCMETTSQTVTAQTSPSPVRNLSLSSGGSSAVLHASWAHALGQRDGYHLALYHSESQTLVRNASILPNASTFLFDGLLAGSEYALKVSTLSGSGQASTSIHQWTAPSIPTQLRLSPGSSTSLIASWAGAAGAAWLHLALHNLLTQTVTTTLSARRGLISYTFQHLHPGTQYWLGLSATAGPYTVRGPNATAWTYPLSPGNVTLSSAEEQSSLEARWSTPAGERDFYLVTLQEGEDGALTRNISVSGDNDRVTFHGLSPGKQYSVQVTAVAGPYRASAHSTAAWTHPLPLEQLTLSNQGHSTSLHASWRAAPASSTGYTGTLWETKSHKSVRNMTVGNNWTNVTFEDLVPGRQYTLEMAAMAGPYRSPVRSATDWTYPLAPAGVTLTNTRRPLGLSAFWDKAAGDVDQFHLQLYSKNHPAQRNISVGPNTHNFTFLGLSPGIQYFLKVTVLAGPYRSSSHFATEWTYPLSLANVSVQPGRRPQELHVSWVESGGGRDHLVQLSVAESLSIIRNVSIPRGVTQLDLEGLVPGSRYRVEIISQAGPHRTSSQTAIGYTVPLPPLSLSASPVSTAWALAVHWETPPGQRDGYLLSIHEEGASAPARSMEAGKDSTNVTLAGLEPGTCYLVRIWAVAGPYRSLPKNVTGCTVPAAPTNVSLTNPDSCSELYMSWNKPAGRRDHYRVNLYSLSTQSRDQVQTLSPDAQNITWTHLEAGSRFAVQVTAVKGSFEASSTNVTQWTHPLAPANFTLGSPSASMLQASWAAVGRGAEGYLVDVYDTASSSRMGHTVLGGDARSHIFRNLSPGTRYSVAVRATAGPFHTSTPNLTHCTRPLPPAAVHWLSTGHSDRLSTSWEAAAGGRDGYTLTLYRAWLGTVAATASLGRDTHNFTFMGLTPGYEYSLEASATAGPYQAAAPNISGWTRPLPPAAVRLLSMGHPDRLSASWRAAAGGREGYALTLYHARLGTMAATTSLGRDTHNFTFTRLAPGSKYVLEVVSVAGSYRAPAGNVSNWTYPLAPRNVYMTNQGYPNRLSVSWRAEPQGQDSYRLLLYHSGSGIVAGNVSVGKGTSKFTFSGLAPGHKYLLEVVSVAGPYAASAGNISDWTTPSIPKNLSVVAEGNNTMLISWDSVSGEQDECQLWLRDPRNSTLPRRHALSRGQVQHLLQGLIPGRNYSVSLSCVAGPYWSSTKPLAVPMEPNPVEDVQCLPESRSLYLNWTSSPGDVEAYEVVTERLSDGPPTSKYVMSIPTSKASLEGLGPNSSYRITVSTVGMNAMRSQAVTLLCNTTVEALPPPLQADIFQVEASSTVIISSDLFSEENGQIEYYGVVATTNDSLLRPTQEIMSSTWYDHYYGTEDSYLAVLIPNPFHPSPRSSTETWRVPVGTEECGQSRATCNGKLKANEQYSCWIRCRCNSTLNANNRWNHRGICLDTCSYFCFGLLETAQSKENQEEKSAPGNGDLQLEVLQVSRLGCLIGHLTGLPDLPIAKASFPLDFISCRNVHRPIPIQNFKQYYEMKTASANHAFFQEFEELKEVGKEQPKVEAELPANVSKNRYPHVLPYDHSRVKLSKLGEDPHSDYINANFMPGYTSQQEFIATQGPLKKTIEDFWRLVWEQNVCNIIMLTVCMENGRVLCDHYWPSESAPVSYGQVRVHLLMQSSSEEWTMREFKLWHEGLQAERHVSHLHYTAWPDHGIPESTTSIMTFRELVREHIQSTKDAGPTLVHCSAGVGRTGTFIALDRLLQQMKQEKVVDTFGVVYALRMNRYLMIQTLSQYIFLHSCILEKILEEPLLSLSQTERSCPIPLKSFAQHYAQKAAKSRVGFLREYETLLEVVKEEASSATPSSGNQQTRPSSSILPYDRSRVKFSLLEQGPFSGLLQVWRVPGCSSSREYLAVQGPDKLTMEDFWTLVWEQDVHTILTLLPWQEKGEVASEACWPLEGDSLCTKMLTIQCGAEKLVYGWKCIQLKIKHEKKAKERQVQRFLYTLWSSKKQPDVQSLVELLTAVRRCMPHRKRAGPLLLHCSGGVSQMGTVISLDCLLHQMKAERIVDVYGVTLQLTRSCCLMTPTLDQYMFLYTCIRDIITQKQP; from the exons ATgacaccgccgctgctgccgctgcttgTCCTGTGGGTGCCGGGGCTCCTGGGAACGCTGGCAGAG GGCAAGGGATGCAACCGAACAGAacaggcagggatggagggacAGGATGCACACAGTGATAGAG GGACCCTCCTGAACCTCAACGTGAGTGCCCATGGCCGGTCAGACTCGCTCCTTCTGTCCTGGGATGAGCCAGAGGGGGGTGCCGAGGGGTATTCGCTTGCCCTCTCCTCCCTGGGGTCAGGCACACCACTGCAGAATGGATCTGCTGGACCCAACATCACCAGCTTCTGGTTCCATGGGCTGACCCCTGGCATGCGCTACGAGATTGAGGTGACAGCCACGCTTCCCTGCATGGAGACCACCAGCCAGACAGTCACAGCACAGACAA GTCCTTCACCCGTCCGCAACCTGAGCCTGAGCAGTGGTGGGAGCTCTGCCGTGCTGCACGCCTCCTGGGCGCATGCCCTTGGTCAGCGAGATGGCTACCACCTTGCCCTCTACCACAGCGAATCCCAGACGCTGGTGAGAAATGCTTCCATCCTGCCAAATGCCTCCACATTCCTGTTTGACGGGTTGCTGGCTGGCAGCGAGTACGCCCTGAAGGTCAGCACACTGTCTGGATCCGGCCAGGCGAGCACCAGTATCCACCAGTGGACAG CTCCCTCCATTCCCACCCAGCTGAGGCTCAGCCCAGGCTCCAGCACAAGCCTCATCGCCTCCTGGGCGGGTGCTGCGGGAGCTGCTTGGCTCCACCTCGCACTCCACAACCTCCTCACCCAGACGGTGACCACGACCCTGTCAGCCAGGAGGGGTCTCATCAGCTACACCTTCCAGCATCTCCACCCTGGCACCCAGTACTGGCTGGGGCTGAGCGCCACAGCTGGGCCCTACACCGTGAGGGGACCCAACGCTACTGCTTGGACAT aCCCCCTGAGCCCTGGCAATGTGACGCTGAGCagtgcagaggagcagagctccTTGGAGGCTCGCTGGAGCACCCCAGCAGGAGAGAGGGACTTCTACCTGGTGAcactgcaggagggagaggaCGGTGCTCTGACGAGGAACATCTCTGTCAGTGGAGACAACGATCGTGTCACCTTCCACGGGCTGAGCCCCGGGAAGCAATACTCTGTCCAGGTGACAGCGGTGGCTGGACCTTACCGGGCATCAGCCCACAGTACAGCAGCCTGGACAC ATCCTCTGCCCCTGGAGCAGCTGACCCTCAGCAATCAGGGCCACAGTACCTCTCTGCATGCCTCCTGGAGAGCAGCTCCTGCTAGCAGCACCGGCTACACAGGCACCCTCTGGGAAACCAAGTCCCACAAGTCGGTCAGGAACATGACTGTGGGGAACAACTGGACTAATGTCACCTTTGAGGACTTGGTTCCTGGGCGACAGTATACGCTAGAGATGGCTGCTATGGCTGGACCTTACAGATCCCCTGTGAGATCAGCCACAGACTGGACAT ACCCCCTGGCTCCGGCCGGCGTGACCCTGACCAACACCCGACGCCCGCTGGGACTCTCTGCCTTCTGGGACAAGGCTGCTGGTGATGTGGACCAGTTCCACCTCCAGCTCTACAGCAAGAACCATCCAGCACAGAGGAACATCTCCGTGGGGCCAAACACCCACAACTTCACATTCCTGGGACTTTCCCCTGGCATTCAGTACTTCCTGAAGGTGACCGTCCTTGCTGGACCATACAGATCTTCGTCACACTTTGCCACTGAGTGGACAT ATCCACTGTCTCTGGCTAATGTGAGTGTACAGCCTGGCCGGAGACCCCAGGAGCTACATGTGAGCTGGGTGGAGTCAGGTGGTGGCAGAGACCACTTGGTACAGCTCTCGGTGGCCGAGTCCCTGTCCATCATCAGGAATGTGTCCATCCCCCGTGGAGTCACCCAGCTTGACCTGGAGGGGCTGGTGCCAGGGTCCCGATACCGCGTGGAGATCATTTCTCAGGCTGGGCCTCATCGCACCTCCTCTCAGACTGCCATTGGCTACACTG TCCCGCTGCCTCCTCTTTCCCTGTCGGCAAGCCCTGTCAGCACTGCGTGGGCTCTGGCTGTGCACTGGGAGACACCTCCTGGGCAGAGGGATGGATACCTGCTCAGCATACACGAGGAGGGCGCTTCTGCACCAGCAAGGAGCATGGAAGCAGGGAAGGACAGCACCAATGTCACCCTGGCAGGGCTGGAACCAGGAACTTGCTACCTTGTTCGGATCTGGGCAGTAGCTGGACCCTACCGCTCCCTCCCCAAGAATGTCACTGGCTGCACAG TTCCAGCCGCACCAACAAACGTGAGCCTTACCAACCCAGACAGCTGCTCAGAGCTTTACATGAGCTGGAACAAgcctgctggcaggagggaccaCTACCGTGTTAATTTGTATAGCCTCAGCACCCAGAGCAGGGATCAGGTTCAGACCTTGAGTCCAGATGCCCAGAACATCACCTGGACTCACTTGGAGGCAGGCAGCAGGTTTGCTGTGCAGGTCACTGCTGTGAAAGGCTCATTTGAAGCCTCCTCCACCAATGTCACCCAATGGACAC ATCCCTTGGCCCCTGCCAACTTCACCCTGGGCAGCCCCTCTGCCTCTATGCTGCAGGCCtcctgggcagcagtggggcgAGGAGCAGAAGGCTACCTGGTGGATGTCTATGACACAGCCTCCAGCAGTCGCATGGGGCACACGGTGCTGGGCGGGGATGCCAGGAGTCACATCTTCAGGAACCTGAGCCCCGGCACCCGCTACAGCGTGGCAGTGAGGGCCACAGCTGGGCCCTTCCACACCAGCACCCCCAACCTCACCCACTGCACAC GCCCACTGCCCCCGGCCGCTGTGCACTGGCTGAGCACGGGGCACTCTGACAGGTTGAGCACATCCTGGGAAGCCGCGGCCGGGGGGCGAGATGGCTACACACTGACCCTGTATCGTGCCTGGCTGGGCACCGTGGCAGCTACAGCCTCACTTGGGAGAGACACCCACAACTTCACCTTCATGGGCCTGACCCCAGGATACGAGTACTCCCTGGAAGCCAGTGCCACAGCTGGACCATATCAGGCAGCAGCACCCAACATCAGTGGCTGGACAC GCCCCCTGCCCCCGGCTGCTGTGCGCTTGCTGAGCATGGGGCACCCCGACAGGCTGAGCGCGTCCTGGAGAGCCGCAGCTGGGGGGCGAGAAGGCTACGCACTGACCCTGTACCATGCACGGCTGGGCACCATGGCAGCTACGACCTCACTTGGGAGAGACACCCACAACTTCACCTTCACAAGACTGGCCCCAGGAAGCAAGTATGTGCTGGAGGTGGTGTCTGTGGCAGGGTCCTACCGGGCACCTGCAGGGAATGTCAGCAACTGGACAT ACCCCCTGGCACCCCGAAATGTGTACATGACGAACCAGGGGTATCCCAACAGGCTGAGCGTGTCCTGGCGAGCTGAACCCCAGGGACAAGACAGTTACAGGCTCCTCCTGTATCATTCGGGATCAGGTATTGTGGCAGGCAATGTATCTGTTGGGAAAGGCACCAGCAAATTCACCTTTTCTGGCCTGGCTCCAGGACACAAATACCTGCTGGAAGTGGTGTCTGTGGCAGGGCCCTACGCAGCCTCTGCGGGGAACATCAGCGACTGGACAA CCCCCTCAATTCCCAAAAATCTCTCTGTGGTGGCTGAAGGGAACAACACAATGCTCATCTCCTGGGACAGTGTTTCTGGAGAGCAGGACGAGTGCCAGCTGTGGCTGCGGGATCCCAGGAACAGCACGCTGCCCCGGCGGCATGCCCTCAGCAGAGGGCAAGTCCAGCACCTCCTCCAGGGGCTGATCCCAGGGAGGAACTACTCTGTCTCCTTGAGCTGTGTGGCCGGGCCCTACTGGAGCAGCACCAAGCCCCTGGCAGTGCCAATGG AGCCAAACCCTGTGGAGGATGTGCAATGCCTACCAGAGTCAAGGAGTCTATATTTGAACTGGACAAGCTCGCCTGGAGATGTGGAGGCTTATGAGGTGGTGACAGAGAGACTCTCTGATGGACCTCCCACCTCCAAGTATGTCATGAGCATCCCTACAAGCAAGGCCAGtctggaggggctggggccaAACTCGTCCTACCGAATCACTGTGAGCACAGTGGGCATGAACGCAATGAGGAGCCAGGCTGTGACTCTTCTCTGCAACACAACAGTGGAGG CCCTGCCTCCACCCCTGCAAGCAGACATCTTCCAGGTGGAGGCCAGCTCCACAGTTATCATTTCATCCGACCTGTTCAGCGAGGAGAATGGCCAGATTGAGTATTATGGTGTCGTCGCTACCACTAATGATTCAT TGCTGAGGCCCACCCAGGAAATCATGTCCAGCACATGGTATGACCACTATTACGGGACAGAGGACTCCTACTTGGCTGTGCTAATCCCCAATCCCTTCCATCCGAGCCCCAGGAGCTCCACCGAAACCTGGCGAGTGCCAGTGGGAACAGAGGAGTGTGGCCAGTCCAGGGCAACGTGCAATGGGAAACTGAAAGCCAATGAACAGTACAG CTGCTGGATCAGGTGCAGATGCAACTCCACTCTCAATGCCAATAATCGCTGGAATCATCGTGGGATTTGTCTTGACACTTGCAGCTATTTTTGCTTTGGTCTACTGGAAACAGCTCAGAGCAAAGAG AACCAAGAAGAGAAGTCTGCCCCAGGAAATGGAGACCTACAGCTTGAG GTACTGCAGGTCTCAAGGCTGGGCTGTCTCATTGGCCACCTGACTGGCCTGCCAGACCTCCCAATAGCTAAGGCAAGTTTTCCTCTGGACTTCATTTCATGCAGAAACGTCCATCGGCCAATTCCCATACAGAACTTCAAGCAGTACTATGAGATGAAGACAGCAAGTGCTAACCACGCTTTTTTCCAGGAGTTTGAG GAGCTGAAGGAAGTTGGGAAGGAGCAGCCAAAGGTGGAGGCTGAGCTACCAGCGAATGTCTCCAAGAACAGATATCCCCACGTGCTGCCCT ATGATCACTCTCGGGTCAAGCTGAGCAAACTGGGGGAGGACCCACACTCAGACTACATCAATGCCAACTTTATGCCT GGCTATACATCCCAGCAGGAGTTCATTGCCACCCAGGGGCCCCTGAAGAAAACGATAGAAGACTTCTGGAGGCTGGTGTGGGAGCAAAACGTCTGCAACATCATCATGCTGACAGTGTGCATGGAGAATGGGCGG GTCCTCTGTGATCATTACTGGCCGTCAGAATCTGCCCCAGTCTCCTACGGGCAGGTCCGGGTCCACCTGCTGATGCAGAGCAGCTCCGAGGAGTGGACCATGCGCGAGTTCAAACTGTGGCAT GAGGGTCTCCAGGCAGAGCGGCACGTGTCCCACCTGCACTACACAGCGTGGCCTGACCATGGGATTCCAGAGTCCACAACTTCCATTATGACCTTCAGAGAGCTGGTCCGGGAGCACATCCAGAGCACCAAGGATGCGGGGCCGACCCTTGTGCACTGCAG CGCTGGGGTGGGCCGCACGGGCACCTTCATCGCCCTGGACCGGCTGCTGCAGCAGATGAAGCAGGAGAAGGTGGTGGACACATTTGGGGTTGTTTATGCCTTGCGGATGAACCGTTACCTGATGATTCAGACTCTG TCCCAGTATATTTTCCTGCACAGTTGTATCCTGGAGAAGATCTTGGAAGAACCACTCCTGAGTTTATCACAGACAGAGAG gtcctgccccatcccactgAAAAGCTTTGCTCAGCACTACGCCCAGAAGGCGGCCAAGTCCCGTGTGGGCTTCCTGAGGGAGTATGAG ACTCTTCTAGAGGTTGTCAAGGAAGAAGCCAGCTCTGCAACACCATCTTCAGGCAACCAGCAGACACGGCCATCTTCCAGTATCCTCCCAT ATGATCGCTCCAGAGTGAAGTTTTCCCTGCTGGAACAGGGCCCTTTCTCAGGTCTTCTGCAGGTGTGGCGTGTCCCG